A genomic window from Candidatus Nealsonbacteria bacterium includes:
- a CDS encoding ribonuclease HII produces the protein MNDNFCFEKSLMKNRSDVVVGLDEVGRGSLAGPVVAAAVFIRDFSIFKGLDIRDSKRMSEIKREKFYSSFINHPAIGWGIGSISHTEIDRVNILNATKMAMREALHNLEKKESLKARQLVIDGNFGLDTRLTEHLIIKGDETILSCKIASIIAKVFRDRYMVDCSKDYLEYRFDKNKGYGTRDQIEVIKRIGFCDIHRRSFSVKIL, from the coding sequence ATGAATGATAATTTTTGCTTTGAAAAAAGCTTGATGAAAAACAGAAGTGATGTTGTTGTGGGGCTGGATGAGGTGGGGAGAGGTTCATTGGCTGGCCCAGTAGTCGCGGCAGCTGTTTTCATTAGGGATTTTTCTATTTTCAAGGGATTAGATATTCGGGATTCAAAAAGAATGTCTGAAATTAAAAGAGAAAAGTTTTACAGTTCATTTATTAATCATCCTGCGATAGGATGGGGGATAGGATCTATTTCGCATACAGAAATAGATAGGGTTAATATATTGAATGCTACTAAAATGGCGATGAGAGAGGCATTACATAACCTTGAAAAGAAAGAATCCCTAAAAGCTCGGCAATTGGTTATAGATGGTAATTTTGGCTTGGATACTAGATTAACTGAACATTTGATTATAAAAGGAGACGAAACCATTTTGTCTTGTAAAATCGCAAGTATTATTGCAAAAGTGTTTCGTGACAGGTATATGGTTGATTGTTCAAAAGATTATTTAGAATATAGATTTGATAAAAACAAGGGGTATGGAACAAGGGATCAGATAGAAGTAATAAAAAGAATTGGCTTTTGTGATATTCATAGAAGAAGTTTTAGTGTAAAGATATTGTAA
- the rpmF gene encoding 50S ribosomal protein L32, whose protein sequence is MAVPKKRHTKSRRDKRRMHIFLTKPGLGTCQKCGKETMPHRICANCGYYKGREVIDVLKKLDRKEKKLKKKEIQDGKKVKKDLSMEELSKK, encoded by the coding sequence ATGGCCGTACCAAAAAAGCGTCATACTAAATCCAGACGCGATAAACGAAGGATGCACATCTTTCTTACAAAACCAGGACTTGGAACTTGTCAGAAGTGTGGGAAAGAAACTATGCCTCATAGAATCTGCGCTAATTGCGGATACTATAAAGGCAGGGAAGTGATAGATGTTTTGAAAAAATTAGATAGGAAGGAAAAGAAGCTTAAGAAAAAAGAAATCCAAGACGGTAAAAAAGTAAAAAAGGATTTGAGCATGGAAGAATTGTCCAAAAAATAA
- the nusB gene encoding transcription antitermination factor NusB — protein sequence MASRHLSRSIVLQSLYEWDFYGKKDGNLEQFVERNVEEFGPGLEEKKFVGDLVKGVTENLERIDDIIKIVAPEWPIDQIAMVDRNILRIGLFELIFGNQDEVPPKVAINESVELAKNFGGESSGRFVNGVLGTVYREMKEEIDDNQK from the coding sequence ATGGCATCCAGGCACTTATCACGATCAATAGTTCTGCAATCTCTCTATGAATGGGATTTTTATGGCAAAAAAGATGGTAACTTAGAGCAGTTTGTAGAAAGAAATGTGGAAGAATTTGGACCGGGTTTAGAAGAGAAAAAGTTTGTCGGCGATCTTGTTAAGGGGGTAACAGAGAATTTAGAGAGGATAGATGATATTATAAAGATAGTTGCACCTGAATGGCCCATAGATCAGATTGCAATGGTTGATAGGAATATTTTAAGGATTGGACTCTTTGAACTTATATTCGGGAATCAAGATGAGGTCCCACCAAAAGTAGCAATAAATGAATCTGTCGAGTTAGCGAAAAACTTTGGAGGAGAGAGTTCGGGAAGATTTGTAAACGGAGTATTAGGAACAGTTTATAGGGAAATGAAAGAGGAAATAGATGATAATCAGAAATAA
- the rnc gene encoding ribonuclease III yields MKDFSNLEERIGINFKNRDLLAQALCHRSYLNENPNFYLGHNERLEFLGDAVLELVVTESLYIQYPKKTEGELTSWRAALVNTKILFEVSKKLGLSEFLLLSKGESKSAGRTKQSILANTFEALIGAIYLDGGYDLCKKFTESHLMPRLTEIIKLGLFKDAKSKLQEESQSRESITPCYKVLEEWGPDHKKTFRVGVFIGDDLIAEGKGLSKQEGEEEAAKNALIVKRWHNNN; encoded by the coding sequence ATGAAGGACTTTTCTAACCTTGAAGAAAGAATAGGAATTAATTTTAAGAATAGGGATCTTTTAGCTCAAGCGCTTTGTCATAGATCTTATCTAAACGAAAATCCTAATTTCTATTTAGGACATAATGAGAGGTTAGAATTTTTAGGAGACGCTGTTTTAGAACTTGTCGTTACCGAAAGCTTGTACATTCAGTATCCCAAAAAAACTGAAGGAGAATTAACTAGCTGGAGAGCGGCATTAGTTAATACAAAAATATTATTTGAAGTTAGTAAAAAATTAGGTCTTAGCGAATTCCTTTTGCTTTCAAAGGGAGAATCAAAATCAGCTGGAAGAACCAAACAATCAATCCTAGCGAATACTTTTGAAGCCTTGATTGGAGCTATCTATCTTGACGGGGGATATGATTTATGTAAAAAATTCACTGAGAGCCATTTGATGCCTAGATTAACTGAGATTATAAAATTAGGACTTTTCAAAGATGCAAAGTCTAAGTTGCAAGAAGAATCTCAGAGTAGAGAATCCATTACCCCTTGTTACAAGGTTTTAGAAGAATGGGGACCAGATCACAAGAAAACATTTAGAGTGGGAGTTTTCATAGGAGATGATCTCATAGCAGAGGGTAAGGGATTATCAAAACAAGAAGGAGAAGAAGAGGCAGCCAAGAATGCTCTAATAGTAAAGAGATGGCATAACAATAATTAA
- the rpsP gene encoding 30S ribosomal protein S16, with product MITIRFLRIGKKKQPVFKIVVTDKKNPPTAGRFIDEVGFHNPITKENRIDKDKVLHWISKGAKPSDTVRNLLIKGGIIQGQKAPKHKIVEKKEKLVQEKPEIKKEEVVIEEKEAESISS from the coding sequence ATGATTACCATAAGATTCCTGAGAATAGGGAAAAAGAAACAACCGGTTTTTAAGATTGTAGTTACAGATAAAAAGAATCCACCAACAGCGGGTAGATTTATTGATGAAGTTGGTTTCCATAATCCCATTACAAAGGAAAACAGAATTGATAAAGATAAGGTTTTACACTGGATTAGTAAGGGAGCAAAACCATCAGACACTGTTCGTAATCTTTTAATAAAAGGGGGAATCATTCAAGGGCAGAAAGCTCCTAAACACAAAATAGTAGAGAAGAAAGAAAAGTTAGTTCAAGAAAAGCCCGAAATTAAAAAAGAGGAAGTAGTTATTGAAGAAAAAGAAGCAGAGTCTATCAGTAGTTGA
- a CDS encoding KH domain-containing protein: MTNQTPDQDFLEYIVKALVDHPGDVKVNRKVDEMGVLLSLMVNPKDMGQIIGRAGTTAKAIRNLVRIIGLKNQARVNLKIEEPVGGQASEPVPSSSTNLEDLNL; the protein is encoded by the coding sequence ATGACGAACCAAACTCCCGATCAAGACTTCCTTGAATACATTGTGAAAGCTTTAGTTGATCATCCAGGTGATGTTAAAGTTAATCGCAAGGTAGATGAGATGGGCGTATTACTATCTCTTATGGTGAACCCCAAAGATATGGGTCAAATCATCGGAAGGGCTGGAACAACCGCCAAAGCGATTAGAAACCTGGTGAGGATAATTGGCTTAAAGAATCAAGCAAGAGTGAACTTGAAAATAGAGGAACCAGTTGGTGGGCAAGCCAGTGAGCCAGTTCCATCTTCTAGTACCAATTTGGAGGATTTAAATCTTTAA